One Solea senegalensis isolate Sse05_10M linkage group LG21, IFAPA_SoseM_1, whole genome shotgun sequence DNA segment encodes these proteins:
- the LOC122758739 gene encoding metal transporter CNNM3 isoform X2 — protein sequence MVASLAGLRFLLMILLLCEIRYGACSQEAPLVLGLRLEEPAGLVCMKDRIISAPEGATFKLRLYGEELNGSWPWVAFAGAAVGAAGAVGDATDPCGHESSRLESAFQVTGKFIPDEDYSGLVTVAVQRRSISAGAAGVEQMYHHLCVLNGGKWASVGPDRLRVNTDKGQPADYIPPWGLAVLIVLLLLVCALLRTVNLSLLWLDPVELYVLHSCGSEEEKRAAKRLEPIRRRGNFLACSLLFLCALGHSVLGVLLYRALGSIVSAVFTSGFLIFFLAELCPHIVCSGYGFQLAPGLTWLAQVCMVLTCPLSCPLGLILDLGLRRDISTCGIRERAMEMIRSSVNDPYSEFVKEEFSRGMLRIKTVEDILTPLKDCFMLPSSAVLDFSTMSEVMQSGYTRVPIYEEERSNIVEILYVKDLALVDPEDCTPMTTITKFYNHPLHYVFNDTKLDAMLEEFKKGNSHMAIVQKVNNEGEGDPFYEVLGLVTLEDVIEEIIKSEILDESDGYLDRKVKRPLPQLEIPLEPRSAPEEFSLFKPPEGEPKIRTSPQLLLATHRFLSREVEHFSPGRVSEKVLFHLLRHPSVNQEVHFDSGNRLSASHYLYTRNHPVDYFILLLQGRVEVEIGKEGLKFENGAFTYYGVSALTLPSSVHQSPVSTQRHSSRDPFEAADATSPSSYCPDYTVRALTDLQLIRVTRLQYLNALMASRVGQSPDPPEIKILPSSQTKLLNDRNTTQGGSRAQESSTEEEAHG from the exons ATGGTGGCCAGCTTGGCAGGTCTACGGTTCCTGTTGATGATATTGTTGTTGTGCGAGATCAGGTACGGCGCCTGCAGCCAGGAAGCTCCGCTGGTCCTGGGGCTGCGACTGGAAGAGCCGGCGGGTCTGGTGTGCATGAAGGACCGGATCATCTCGGCGCCAGAAGGAGCCACGTTCAAGCTCCGTCTCTACGGGGAAGAACTGAATGGAAGCTGGCCGTGGGTGGCGTTCGCAGGGGCAGCGGTTGGAGCGGCCGGGGCGGTCGGAGATGCGACCGACCCGTGCGGACACGAGTCCAGTCGCCTGGAGTCCGCTTTCCAGGTGACGGGGAAGTTCATTCCGGACGAGGATTACAGCGGGCTGGTGACGGTGGCAGTCCAGCGACGGAGCATCTCTGCGGGAGCAGCTGGCGTCGAGCAGATGTACCACCACCTGTGCGTGCTCAACGGAGGGAAGTGGGCATCCGTGGGCCCGGACAGACTGCGGGTAAACACCGACAAGGGTCAACCGGCAGACTACATCCCGCCGTGGGGTCTGGCCGTGCTgatagtgctgctgctgctggtgtgcgCGCTGCTGAGGACAGTGAACCTGAGCCTGTTGTGGCTGGACCCCGTGGAGCTCTATGTTCTCCACAGCTGCGGCTCTGAGGAGGAGAAACGGGCCGCCAAGCGACTGGAGCCAATCAGGAGGAGGGGAAACTTTCTG GCGTGCTCTCTGCTCTTCCTGTGTGCTCTGGGACACTCGGTGCTGGGCGTCCTCCTGTACCGGGCCTTGGGCTCTATAGTCTCCGCAGTCTTCACCAGTGGcttcctcatcttcttcctGGCCGAGCTGTGCCCTCACATCGTGTGCTCCGGTTATGGCTTCCAGCTGGCCCCGGGTCTGACCTGGCTGGCCCAGGTTTGTATGGTGCTCACCTGCCCCCTGTCCTGTCCCCTGGGCCTGATCTTGGACCTGGGACTGAGGAGGGACATCAGCACCTGTGGAATAAGGGAGAGGGCCATGGAGATGATCCGCTCCAGTGTCAATGACCCGTACAG CGAGTTTGTGAAGGAGGAGTTCAGCCGTGGGATGCTGCGCATCAAGACGGTGGAGGACATCCTGACCCCTCTGAAGGACTGCTTCATGCTGCCCAGCTCGGCCGTCCTCGACTTCTCCACCATGTCTGAGGTCATGCAGAGCGGCTACACCAGGGTGCCCATCtatgaggaggagag GTCCAACATTGTGGAAATCCTGTATGTGAAGGACTTGGCCCTGGTGGATCCAGAGGACTGTACCCCCATGACCACCATCACCAAGTTCTACAATCACCCACTGCACTATGTCTTCAATGACACCAAACTGGATGCCATGCTGGAGGAGTTCAAGAAAG GCAACTCTCACATGGCCATTGTCCAGAAAGTGAACAATGAGGGGGAGGGAGATCCGTTCTACGAGGTGCTGGGGTTGGTCACCTTAGAGGACGTCATCGAGGAGATCATCAAATCAGAGATCCTGGATGAATCTGACGGCTACT TGGACAGGAAGGTGAAGCGCCCCCTCCCTCAGCTGGAGATTCCTCTGGAGCCTCGCAGTGCCCCCGAGGAGTTTTCTCTCTTCAAGCCTCCTGAAGGAGAACCCAAGATCCGCACATCgccacagctgctgctggccACGCATCGCTTCCTGtccagag AGGTGGAGCACTTCAGCCCCGGCCGTGTGTCCGAGAAGGTCCTCTTTCACCTGCTGCGTCACCCCAGTGTCAACCAGGAAGTGCATTTTGACTCCGGCAACAGACTGAGCGCGAGCCACTATCTGTACACACGCAACCACCCGGTGGACTATttcatcctgctgctgcag GGTCGCGTGGAGGTGGAGATTGGAAAAGAAGGGCTGAAGTTTGAGAATGGCGCGTTCACGTACTACGGCGTCTCTGCTCTAACACTGCCATCGTCAG TGCACCAGTCTCCAGTGTCGACTCAGCGTCACTCTTCCAGGGATCCATTTGAGGCAGCGGACGCCACCAGCCCGTCCAGCTACTGTCCCGACTACACCGTGCGAGCGCTCACTGACCTGCAGCTCATTCGG GTGACGCGTCTCCAGTATTTGAACGCTCTGATGGCGTCGCGCGTGGGCCAGAGTCCAGATCCTCCCGAGATTAAGATCCTGCCCAGCAGTCAGACAAAGCTGCTCAACGACAGAAACACCACACAAG GTGGCAGTAGAGCCCAGGAAAGCTCCACTGAAGAGGAGGCTCATGGGTAA
- the LOC122758739 gene encoding metal transporter CNNM3 isoform X1, producing MVASLAGLRFLLMILLLCEIRYGACSQEAPLVLGLRLEEPAGLVCMKDRIISAPEGATFKLRLYGEELNGSWPWVAFAGAAVGAAGAVGDATDPCGHESSRLESAFQVTGKFIPDEDYSGLVTVAVQRRSISAGAAGVEQMYHHLCVLNGGKWASVGPDRLRVNTDKGQPADYIPPWGLAVLIVLLLLVCALLRTVNLSLLWLDPVELYVLHSCGSEEEKRAAKRLEPIRRRGNFLACSLLFLCALGHSVLGVLLYRALGSIVSAVFTSGFLIFFLAELCPHIVCSGYGFQLAPGLTWLAQVCMVLTCPLSCPLGLILDLGLRRDISTCGIRERAMEMIRSSVNDPYSEFVKEEFSRGMLRIKTVEDILTPLKDCFMLPSSAVLDFSTMSEVMQSGYTRVPIYEEERSNIVEILYVKDLALVDPEDCTPMTTITKFYNHPLHYVFNDTKLDAMLEEFKKGNSHMAIVQKVNNEGEGDPFYEVLGLVTLEDVIEEIIKSEILDESDGYLDRKVKRPLPQLEIPLEPRSAPEEFSLFKPPEGEPKIRTSPQLLLATHRFLSREVEHFSPGRVSEKVLFHLLRHPSVNQEVHFDSGNRLSASHYLYTRNHPVDYFILLLQGRVEVEIGKEGLKFENGAFTYYGVSALTLPSSVHQSPVSTQRHSSRDPFEAADATSPSSYCPDYTVRALTDLQLIRVTRLQYLNALMASRVGQSPDPPEIKILPSSQTKLLNDRNTTQVCPEFPVNFSFFDTIENYC from the exons ATGGTGGCCAGCTTGGCAGGTCTACGGTTCCTGTTGATGATATTGTTGTTGTGCGAGATCAGGTACGGCGCCTGCAGCCAGGAAGCTCCGCTGGTCCTGGGGCTGCGACTGGAAGAGCCGGCGGGTCTGGTGTGCATGAAGGACCGGATCATCTCGGCGCCAGAAGGAGCCACGTTCAAGCTCCGTCTCTACGGGGAAGAACTGAATGGAAGCTGGCCGTGGGTGGCGTTCGCAGGGGCAGCGGTTGGAGCGGCCGGGGCGGTCGGAGATGCGACCGACCCGTGCGGACACGAGTCCAGTCGCCTGGAGTCCGCTTTCCAGGTGACGGGGAAGTTCATTCCGGACGAGGATTACAGCGGGCTGGTGACGGTGGCAGTCCAGCGACGGAGCATCTCTGCGGGAGCAGCTGGCGTCGAGCAGATGTACCACCACCTGTGCGTGCTCAACGGAGGGAAGTGGGCATCCGTGGGCCCGGACAGACTGCGGGTAAACACCGACAAGGGTCAACCGGCAGACTACATCCCGCCGTGGGGTCTGGCCGTGCTgatagtgctgctgctgctggtgtgcgCGCTGCTGAGGACAGTGAACCTGAGCCTGTTGTGGCTGGACCCCGTGGAGCTCTATGTTCTCCACAGCTGCGGCTCTGAGGAGGAGAAACGGGCCGCCAAGCGACTGGAGCCAATCAGGAGGAGGGGAAACTTTCTG GCGTGCTCTCTGCTCTTCCTGTGTGCTCTGGGACACTCGGTGCTGGGCGTCCTCCTGTACCGGGCCTTGGGCTCTATAGTCTCCGCAGTCTTCACCAGTGGcttcctcatcttcttcctGGCCGAGCTGTGCCCTCACATCGTGTGCTCCGGTTATGGCTTCCAGCTGGCCCCGGGTCTGACCTGGCTGGCCCAGGTTTGTATGGTGCTCACCTGCCCCCTGTCCTGTCCCCTGGGCCTGATCTTGGACCTGGGACTGAGGAGGGACATCAGCACCTGTGGAATAAGGGAGAGGGCCATGGAGATGATCCGCTCCAGTGTCAATGACCCGTACAG CGAGTTTGTGAAGGAGGAGTTCAGCCGTGGGATGCTGCGCATCAAGACGGTGGAGGACATCCTGACCCCTCTGAAGGACTGCTTCATGCTGCCCAGCTCGGCCGTCCTCGACTTCTCCACCATGTCTGAGGTCATGCAGAGCGGCTACACCAGGGTGCCCATCtatgaggaggagag GTCCAACATTGTGGAAATCCTGTATGTGAAGGACTTGGCCCTGGTGGATCCAGAGGACTGTACCCCCATGACCACCATCACCAAGTTCTACAATCACCCACTGCACTATGTCTTCAATGACACCAAACTGGATGCCATGCTGGAGGAGTTCAAGAAAG GCAACTCTCACATGGCCATTGTCCAGAAAGTGAACAATGAGGGGGAGGGAGATCCGTTCTACGAGGTGCTGGGGTTGGTCACCTTAGAGGACGTCATCGAGGAGATCATCAAATCAGAGATCCTGGATGAATCTGACGGCTACT TGGACAGGAAGGTGAAGCGCCCCCTCCCTCAGCTGGAGATTCCTCTGGAGCCTCGCAGTGCCCCCGAGGAGTTTTCTCTCTTCAAGCCTCCTGAAGGAGAACCCAAGATCCGCACATCgccacagctgctgctggccACGCATCGCTTCCTGtccagag AGGTGGAGCACTTCAGCCCCGGCCGTGTGTCCGAGAAGGTCCTCTTTCACCTGCTGCGTCACCCCAGTGTCAACCAGGAAGTGCATTTTGACTCCGGCAACAGACTGAGCGCGAGCCACTATCTGTACACACGCAACCACCCGGTGGACTATttcatcctgctgctgcag GGTCGCGTGGAGGTGGAGATTGGAAAAGAAGGGCTGAAGTTTGAGAATGGCGCGTTCACGTACTACGGCGTCTCTGCTCTAACACTGCCATCGTCAG TGCACCAGTCTCCAGTGTCGACTCAGCGTCACTCTTCCAGGGATCCATTTGAGGCAGCGGACGCCACCAGCCCGTCCAGCTACTGTCCCGACTACACCGTGCGAGCGCTCACTGACCTGCAGCTCATTCGG GTGACGCGTCTCCAGTATTTGAACGCTCTGATGGCGTCGCGCGTGGGCCAGAGTCCAGATCCTCCCGAGATTAAGATCCTGCCCAGCAGTCAGACAAAGCTGCTCAACGACAGAAACACCACACAAG TTTGTCCAGAGTTTCCTGTAAACTTTTCATTCTTTGATACCATTGAGAACTACTGTTAG